The Arthrobacter alpinus genome contains a region encoding:
- a CDS encoding IS110 family transposase: MSIVAEKFSFVVGIDTHAKTNTFAIINSITGEEIANETFPVTVPGGRRALSWIQRRCQGSTEKILLTMEGTGSYGAKFRQQATDAGFQVTEAPFPERRLGRLRGKSDAIDAARAARTTMGISLEKVRDPRAGRVHLALRVLTTARTSMSRERTAAINSLNALLRTVELGLDARKALSVTQIRVVGAWRERDEDLSLQISRREAVRLAGRIIELAEQLRQNHTELERLICADHPEPLEVFGVGPVNAAIILTAWSHPGRVRSEAAFAALAGTCPVPASSGSTTRYRLNHGGDRQLNKAMYTIALSRIHWDQATKVYVAKRTSQGRTKKEIIRSLKRYITRQLFRTLKTAGSLPTLVPARATSPA, from the coding sequence ATGAGCATCGTTGCCGAAAAGTTCAGTTTCGTCGTAGGAATTGATACCCACGCAAAGACCAATACGTTCGCGATCATCAACAGCATCACTGGTGAGGAAATCGCGAACGAGACTTTCCCTGTCACTGTTCCAGGAGGCAGACGAGCTCTGTCTTGGATACAACGGCGATGCCAGGGGTCCACGGAGAAGATCCTGCTGACGATGGAGGGCACTGGATCCTATGGCGCGAAATTCCGGCAGCAGGCCACCGATGCCGGGTTTCAGGTCACTGAAGCTCCCTTCCCGGAGCGCAGGTTAGGGAGGCTCAGAGGTAAATCAGATGCCATCGATGCGGCGCGGGCTGCTCGCACCACGATGGGTATCTCCCTTGAGAAAGTCAGGGATCCACGGGCGGGCAGGGTTCATTTGGCGTTGCGGGTGTTGACGACTGCTAGGACATCAATGTCTCGTGAACGGACAGCAGCGATCAATTCATTGAACGCTTTGCTGCGGACAGTTGAGCTGGGATTAGATGCTCGAAAGGCGCTGTCGGTCACCCAGATCAGGGTGGTGGGGGCATGGCGGGAACGAGATGAGGACCTTAGTCTGCAAATCAGCCGACGCGAAGCAGTGCGGTTGGCTGGGCGAATCATCGAGTTGGCCGAACAATTGAGGCAAAATCATACCGAACTAGAACGTCTGATATGTGCTGACCATCCTGAACCGTTGGAAGTGTTTGGTGTTGGTCCTGTCAACGCGGCGATCATTCTTACCGCGTGGTCGCATCCGGGGAGGGTTAGATCAGAGGCGGCGTTCGCGGCCCTGGCAGGAACCTGTCCGGTTCCGGCATCCTCCGGCAGTACGACCCGGTACCGGCTCAATCATGGTGGAGACCGCCAGCTCAATAAAGCGATGTACACCATCGCTCTGAGCAGGATCCACTGGGATCAAGCAACCAAGGTCTACGTCGCCAAACGGACAAGCCAAGGCCGAACGAAGAAGGAGATCATCCGGAGCCTCAAACGCTACATAACCCGCCAGCTCTTTCGAACACTCAAAACGGCAGGTTCACTGCCTACCCTCGTACCTGCTCGGGCCACTTCGCCAGCTTAG